The following coding sequences lie in one Metopolophium dirhodum isolate CAU chromosome 5, ASM1992520v1, whole genome shotgun sequence genomic window:
- the LOC132944157 gene encoding uncharacterized protein LOC132944157, with translation MNSINTLVSVFISINFIFTTVSTKDCDAISNFFIKNNLMFLNSTESVVFLPSDFEYKLENWKDFDGDHNEYHNSITYNDELMNSLSETDLSISDDELTGAVYSSLVNNEKLHDVVSVFSNRYVVRTERSTRVFTIDYAPFYYIENTKCDKFQVQYSRSVIKGLICKISFVAGLRYTVKCGSVVLGLLPLNKNGQLEHETRCT, from the coding sequence atgaattctataaatacattagtttcggtttttatttcaattaattttattttcaccaCTGTATCAACAAAAGATTGTGATGcgatttcaaacttttttataaaaaacaatttaatgtttcTGAATTCAACGGAATCCGTTGTATTTCTTCCATCAgattttgaatacaaattagaaaattggaaaGATTTTGATGGTGATCATAATGAATACCATAATTCGATTACGTATAATGACGAACTCATGAATTCACTCTCGGAAACTGATTTGAGTATAAGCGATGACGAGTTAACTGGTGCCGTTTACAGCAGTCTCGTAAATAACGAAAAGTTACATGATGTAGTAAGCGTATTTTCGAACAGATATGTAGTTAGAACTGAAAGATCCACAAgagtatttacaattgactatgccccattttattatattgaaaatacaaaatgtgATAAGTTTCAAGTGCAATACTCGAGGTCAGTAATAAAAGGATTGATTTGCAAAATTAGTTTTGTCGCTGGCTTGAGGTATACCGTGAAATGTGGCAGTGTCGTTTTAGGGTTATTGCCACTTAACAAAAATGGACAACTTGAACATGAAACAAGATGCACCtaa